The nucleotide sequence CTTCTTTGTATTTGGTGAAAAGGTTCGAACTCGAGCCATCTCTGCTAAAGGCATGACTTTAGTCACCCCACTGCAGTTGCTTCTCTTTGCCTCCAAGAAAGTCCAATCTGATGGGCAGATTGTGCTTGCAGATGACTGGATTAAACTGCAAATATCTCATGAAGCTGCTGCCTGCATCACCGCTCTCCAGGCAGCCATGGAGGCTCTGGTTATTGAAGTAACCAAACAACCTGCTATCAGCAGCCAGTTGGACCCCGTAAATGAAAGTATACTGAACATGATCTGTCAAATCTCTAGACCCTCAGCTGCTGATATCAACCTTATGATTGGCAGTACATGGTATGGAGATGGTCCAGGTCCTCCTAAGATGGCCCGATATGACAATGGAAGCGGATATAGAAGGGGAGGTTCTAGTTACGGTGGTGAAGGCTATGGCAGTGGCTATAGCAGTGGAGGCTATGGTAGCGGAGGCCATGGTGGCAGCTCCAGCTCCTATCAGGCAGGATATGGTGCAAGTGTTGGTGGAGGCTATAGAGAAGTTTCCCGAGGTGGCTATAGAGGCAACTCTGGAGGAGACTACAGAGGGCCTAGTAGAGGCTACAGATGATCTGGGGGATTCCAGCGAGGAGGTGGTAGGGGGGGCCTATGGAACCGGCTACTTTGGACAAGGAAGAGAAGGTGGTGCCTATTAAGGCTTGGTTATGTCAGTTCCTGTGTGtagacagtaagaaaaaaaaaaggcatgctatgtgttacatttttttccaatgtTTATTTGCCACCAAAAAGTAAATGCATTTTAACCCACTCTGTGGTTCACTGTAGCTTAAGGAAACCAAGCATATGGATGCATTAgtgattttgtttatattatgtaAAAGGTAACGATCTATCTTAGAAATACCacagtttgtatttttctttaaggaGTAAagatttgtctttaaaaataacttgataTTTTCCTGGCTTTCATTTAAtacaatggaaaataaagtattacacgaaaaaaaaaattttctttagagacagtgtctcattatgttacccaggctgaagtgcaatggctattcacaggcacgattatagctcactatagcctcaaagtcctgggttcaagcctcctgagtagctagaacttcaggtgcatgccaccttgcctggcttccTGCTTTCTTATTCACTGAGAAACTTTGTTCTCTAAAATCATAGATTAGAGACAACTTCATGTTTGAAATTACATCAGTAACAATAAAATATCCCACCTTTGCTTGAAGGACCTCAGTCATTCCACACAGAGAATTGGCCTCAATTTACAACCCAGATGTCAAGCTTCTGATAAGGGGTTTCCAGACACAAAACTCCATCGCTATTTTAATTTCATAGTCTCCAAGGCCATAGGCCCTTCATCCACTTTGCAGTCTAAACCTAGAGCCTGTGTGTTGATAGCAGCAGCAGGCCGTCTGGAGCAGCCACTGCCATCATTGACATACAGCCTTGTTTTGCTTTGAGCCTACCAAAATATTGCTTATTTAAATTTCATCTCAACTCCACACGTCCCCAGAATCCTATCACTCTGTCTGGGGAGATGCCATGTGGTCCAGGCAGTCTTAGGCTGAATGGGCAAGGACCCAAGGGAAACCAGTTAGATTGAAATTCAGTTCTGTCTGTGGGCCGTCAAGATTTAAAAGCCATGGACAAGGGAGAAGCAACCAGTATCGGCCAACGATAATCTATGAGCCCCTTTAGCTTGGGGTGTGGGGTCATAGACAAAAAGAATGGGGTTTAATCAGTGTTCCCATCCAAGGCAAAACCAGACCAGAAGAATGGgagctaccaggaggctgagtTAAGACCAATactagggccaggcacggtgactactgcctgtaatcccagcactttgggaggccgaggcgggtggatcacttgaggtcaggagttcgagaccagcctggccaacatggtgaaacctcgtctctacaaaaaaaaaaaaaattacaagtggcacacacttgtacccagccactagggaggctgaagcaggagaattgcttgaacctgggaggcggaggttgcagcgagccgagatcacatcactgcgctccagcctgggtgacagaaggagactccgtctccaaaaaaataaaaaataaaaaccaatactAGGAAGTGCTTTCTTACCATGAAAGCTCCCTGCacacagagtgaagagacagatGGCAGAAGCAAGACCAGAGGCCTCCACCACTGAACAAGGTCAACCTGAATTTGTTTTTGTAGCTCTGGGAAGTCCTGAACTGAATGGGAGGTTCTACTGTGGCCCTCTAGTGTATGGTTCCAGGATTTGTAAACGCTctaattaatgttttttttttaaagctgttctTGCTGATTGCTTTTTAAGCCAGGCTCAAGTGTGGGGCCACAGGGAATCCTTCAGGTGCCCTTCAAATCAGACATTACATTTCAGCTCTCAGGGCTAGAATGCTTCCCCCTCTTATCTTTGGCAGGTCTTTGAAGAAGCCAGTTTAGCCTTGGTAATTTTGAATTTGGCCATAGTATACGGAGGAGAACTAGGTAGCTATCAAAACGCTTAGACAAACGTATGGTAAAATGCAGCCCAGCCTGAACCTCCGCAAAACCCCCAAACCTGGAGCAGCAAGTGGGCAAAGGAGTGCGTGTTTGGGGCAGGGTACTGAGTCCCATCTGTAATCAAGAGACCTGGAGGGCCCAAAGAAGTCAGTGACACCCCCACAAGCCACATACCCTCCAGTGGATTGTGGTGGTCATCTCTGGCTACCGAAACCACCTTGCTTATTCCCATAGCCTTACAAACATTATGATGCTTCACATGAGTTGTGGTTGAAGTGAAGGAGTTGGAAAGTCCCGGTCTAAGGCTCTGCAGAACTGCTCTCTGGTAAAAACAAGTGACTATGGCAAAGCCTTGAATGTACTACGTATAGACTTAAGTCAGTATTTGTGCCTAACAGCAAAGCAGGCCACGACAGGCTCCTCAAAAGCCGGGTAATTGATGCCATTGTTTTCTTGACGTAGTTGAAGAGTCAAAGAAGAGAAGGTGATGCAGAAACTTCTTCCCAGTGAAGTGACAGATCCAAGCAAGGAATACCTGCCGGTGGGGGCAGCGGTAGGGGAGGGGGTGGATTCGGCAGCACTCGGGTAGTGGCAGGGACCACATATTGTCGGTGTTAACCACTGTTATCACTGGCCCAGGTCGAGTGAGGACGAGTCATTTCCCCACTAAGCACTTGGGGAGTGGCAGGGACCACATATTGTCAGTGTTAACCACTGTTATCACTGGCCCAGGTCGGGTGAGGACGAGCCATTTCCCCACTATTGTCCCTTCTTCCTCACTGCACCCCCAGCCCTGCACCCTCAGCCCCAAATACACATTCTCATTCACTCAACGTTTGTTGACACCTAGCGTGGGCCCTGTGGGATGGGGTAAAAGTTCTGTGTTGGGAGGAGCCCCGGTGAcagatttttggttttggtttggttttggtggTGGCTGTTGGGCAGGGACAGGTCAGTTCATAAAAGATGACGCCCCAGGTCTGGATCGAATTCTCCTGGGAGCCAGACCAAAGCACCTTCCTGGACTGCAAAGTGTGGAAGCCGCCGCGGGCCGGGCGCGGGGAGGCGTCACGCGCCGGAACCTGCGCTTGCTGCCAAGCTCTGGAGCTGACGCGCAGGGGCAAGGCGCCCCGCGTCCCGTGCTGGCGGCTCCGCGCATGCTCCTCCCTCCGGCGTCGCAGGCCTCCGGAGGCTCCGGAAGTACTGGGTGCAGCCTGATGGCGCAGGAGGTAGACACCGCACAGGGCGCCGAGATGCGGCGGGGCGCGGGCGCGGCTCGGGGACGCGCTTCCTGGTGCTGGGCCCTGGCGCTGCTCTGGCTCGCGGCGTTTCCGGGCTGGCCCCGGGCCTCGGGCATCCCCTCCCGGCGCCACTGGCCGGTGCCCTACAAGTGAGTGCAGCGGCGCGCGCACTGTCAGGGTTGGGGTCGGCGTTGCCGATGGGGGACGGGGTGCTGGGGCGGGGACCCCTGCGCACGGTGGTTTGTGTCGGGTCACGAGATGGTGCGGGGACAGCGCCGGGTGACGCTCGGAGCGCAGTTGAGAGCAAAGTTGAGGACTGGGGAGTCGCAATCGCTCGTTACGTGCAGCCCTGGGAGCTTTCCTCCCCCCTGGCCACTTGTGGCAGACTCAGGACAGTCCTGAATcgtggaagaagaaaaggagagtaaTGTTATTTAATGGAGGGACTTCTGGGTACAAGTAGCCGGTTTCTTGAGTAGTTTAAAAACACTGTCTATCGCATTTATTTATATCATGCACTGTCGTTAGCTATTACTGCGGAACATTTGGTACAATTTACTGGGCGACCAACTCGCTCTGCTTTGAACCTGATCAGAACCTGATCCGAAGTCCTTATTGGGACTTCCCAGTTTTGCCCTCAAAAGTCCCGCATCCCGGGAATCCCCGTCTGCTGCAGTCCTGGTTAGACCGGGAAGATTGTCACCGCTTTTGTCCAGTCTTCAGCCTGGAGGTAGGACGCCGGTCCTAAGTCGGGGACAGAGCCCGCACACCTGGGAGGTCGATTCCAGCCTTTGACAGAGAAGACACAGCCTCCGGCGGTCAGAGATAGctaaacacagagaaagaaaacatggtgTTAacatcaggcaggagaaagaccagcagtttttgaaaacagctatttttctttaaaccaaaagcatcattattttaattcaatttataaTGGACATAATTTTAACTTACTAGCATAAGTAATCAACAGCTAAAACTGCACACAACAAACCTGAAAAGAACAGCTATTTTGCATGACAGTATGAGTGGGAAGGCAGTATTTCCTCTTTGTGAGGAGCGAGTTTTAGGTTCTGCCTGCTGCGGGTCAAATCTGGCTCCGTCATCACCAGGCATCTTGGGAAAGTTACTCAGAATCTCTGTGCCCACATGCCCTGAGTCAAAAAATAGGAATAGTGGTAGCACTTACCTCATAGGTTTGCTGGAAGGATTAAATCTAGTAAAATGCCAGCTGTTGTCAAACCTAGATAGTGTATTCTGCTCACGGAAAGGTTTAcaacacttttttgttttgtgtgataTACTACGTGGAAAGAGAAGTTTGTGGCTGAAGCTAGTTTTCtggaaaatgttaataataaaatgtttgtaaGAAGTcagaattggccgggcgcggtggctcacgcctgtaatcccaacactttaggaggccgaggcgggcggatcacgaggtcaggagatggagaccatcctggctaacacggtgaaaccccgtctctactaaaaatacgaaaaattagccgggcgtggtggcgggcgcctgtagtcccagctactcctcgggaggctgaggcaggagaatggcaggaacccgggaggcggagcttgcagtgagccgagatcacgccactgcactccagcctgggcgacagagcgagactccgtctcaaaaaaaaaaaaaaaaaaaaagaagaagtcagAATTACTCAATAGAACAAGAATTGTAAATCCAAACGATTTGATTTAACATTAGGGCAAGGTGTTGACTATGGCTttttagtggattttttttttaagtctcagaTATTAAGTACGTGCCCCCATCTAATCCCCTCAATTGAATATAATATTTAAGTTTATTAAGTTCACACTTAAATTACCTTTGAACTAAAATAGATTTTGCTGTGGGTCAGTGAAATCTCTATGGgattatgtatttgtttaaacCAGGTAAGTGCCTATAAAACACTGTACCCAAGTAGCAGAAACTTTTGGGAGCGTTGTTAATAGTTTCGGTTAGCATAAAGATTTTAACTTCTTaagttaaaatagaaatttttgtTGATTTGTTAAGATTTGTTAGATCTGGCTACAGCCTTGGGGATCTAGGATTCTTAGATAGAAGCTGTTGTCGccacttctttctttcccagTGCCAGATTATAGGTGACCAGTGTGTCTGTTGAGCTGAATTCAGCTGCAGTGCCCCTCGAGTCCTATTGCTGTGGCCTTCTCCGGTCTTCTTTTCTTGCCTGCATTGTTGAGGTCACCTTCTAACTGATCTCTCATGTTTAATTTGGCCTCTCTCCGTACCCTCTTTGAATTCATGAAATAAGGTTTACTTTATAGCAAATTCAGTCCTATCAGATCTGCTACTTAACATCCTTTAAACctagcccccccccccccatttaTAAGGCAGGGAATTCCATGCACATTCTCCTAGTGACAAAATGACAGCCCCTGCCAGTCTCTTCTGTCTCCACTCCTGCGTCGAAGCTTGAATTCCAGTCTTCCGTACCTACTGGAGACCAAATGTGCCAGGCTTGTCTTATAATACTTAACatttcctctgcctttctgtcTTAACCTTCTAGCCAAGTACATTAAAAACCTAGGTCCAGCCTTCATCTCTTTCtttgccctccccaccccattcaTCCCATACCTGGTTAACAATGATTTGTCCTTCCTGTGTGCCCATAGGACTCATTTCTTTAGTCTAGCACATACCACACTCATTACTTGTTCAATGTCTTAACAGCTCCCACCCACAGTTCCGTGAGAAAGGGAacagtgttttaatttttgtttccctCCTTCTTACTATAGTTCCCTATATACCTAGTAGagcctcaataaatattggttgaatgaatgttAATTcgtaagtaaatataaaatatattctattacTCATAATTATCTGAATAATCTTAATGTATGGATTGTTTGTAAAACTGAACACATTGGAAAAATGTTCATTTATTCTGTAAACATTTGCAAATGTCTACTATGATCTGGAGctataaaaattttaaggcaAGATTCCTGTCTTCAAAATTTTCACAGTAGGATCAGGGAACAGGGAAGCGTGTATTTATCAGAGTGCTTTTAGTTTATCATTTGCTATTAAAAACATTATTGGAAGTTTGTTCACAAGATAACaaaatgtgtgtttatatttattaacTATGGTCCGACCTTTGAATGGTCCCCTAAAAATGTTACCGGATTCTAAAAGATGTGAGAAGAATCAGATTCCTTTTAGAATCTAAGTagatggtttctttttctttattagacGCTTTGACTTCCGTCCAAAACCTGATCCTTATTGTCAAGCTAAGTATACTTTCTGTCCAACTGGCTCACCTATCCCAGTTATGGAGGGTGATGATGACATTGAAGTTTTTCGATTACAAGCCCCAGTATGGGAATTTAAATATGGAGACCTCCTGGGACACTTGGTAAGGATGCATCTTGGTCTTATAACTTTGGTTAATTCAATGATTTggtttttaagttgatttttaggGAGTAATCACTATTTAGATGGCTGACTTTAGATCATGTTGGTGTTTGTCTTAGTACATTTAAAATGAGTAGTCAAAAATAGTTACTATCAGATTTTGTAATCTTGACAACAACAAATGTAATCACCATTATCCATTGTAATATTATGAATCTGAAACCAGCTCCTGTACCTAGCTCCTGGAAGGTGAGAAGAGGCCCAGaaggggcagggcaggcaggAAACACCTCTTGATTTCCATACCCTGTTGTAGTCACTTTTCCAGGTTAACCCATCACCATGTAAGGTCTGTAGAGCTCCTTCCAGAGACTGGCATGGGGGCTCCTCACACTTATTCTAAGCTCTAAGGAAATTACGAGCTTGCCCACATAACATGCAGGCCTTCTATTTGAGATGAGCTGTAGTGGCTAAAGCCGGGGTGGATGAGGGCCTGGAGTTTGGGGCCACAGAGTGGATATGATAATAGCAGCATGGAAGAACAGCTGAACACTTGTTCTACTTGATATGCATTTgtgatgtgccacattttctcctATCAGGTTACCTGGACCCATGGTTATGTCACAGTTGCTTTTATACATGTACTGTCTTTACACAGAAAATTATGCATGATGCCATTGGATTCAGGAGTACATTAACTGGCAAGAACTacacaatggaatggtatgaactTTTCCAACTTGGCAACTGTACATTTCCCCATCTCCGACCTGAAATGGATGCCCCTTTCTGGTGTAATCAAGGCGCTGCCTGCTTTTTTGAGGGAATTGATGATGTTCACTGGAAGGAAAATGGGACATTAGTTCAAGTAGCAACTATATCAGGTAAGTTTTGAAAATATAGCAATATTTGATCATTgcatcaaaaacaaaatgaaagaaattgttaTACTTCCATTGAAACATTTCAGTAATGTTTTACTTAGAGGTCATTTGTAAAATGTACTTTTGGAACCATTAAACTTTGGGAATTTTTTTCAtctcttatttgtattttttattttatttgaataggTTTGTGGGGAATTGGTTATGTtaggttacatgaataagttctttagtggtgatttctgagatttttgcgcacccatcacctgagcagtgtacactgtacccaatgtgtagtcttttatccctcacccctctccctccctttcccccgaCTTCCCAAAGTTCATCATTCTTGTGCCTTTGCAtcatcatagcttagctcccacttataagtgagaatatacaatgtttggttttccattcctgaagagttacttcacttggatggaattggagaccattattccaagttgctgcaaatgccattatttcattcctttttatggctgagtagtattccttggtatatatacaccacattttctttatccactcattgattgatgggtgTTTGGGCTGCTTCCctatttttgcagttgcaaattgtgctgctataaacatgcatgggcaagtatctttttcgtataatgagttcttttcctttgggtagatacccagtagtgggattgctggatcaaacggcagttctacttttagttctttaaggaatctccacactgttttccatagtggttgcactaatttacattcccaccagcagtgtagaagtgttccctttcccCCACATCccgccaacatctattttttttaattttttggttatggccattcttgcaggagtgaagtggtattacattgtggttttgatttgcatttccctgatcattgcATTTCCCTGagcattttcatgtttcttggccatttgtatatcttcttttgagaattgtctatttgtgtccttagccacccccaccccgctttttttattttttttattttttgaggtggagttttgttcttgtcgctcaggctagagtgcaatgacacgatctcggcttgctgcaacctccacctcctgggttcaagggattctccagcctcagcgtcccaagtagctgggattacaggcgcccgccaccatgccaagctaatttttgtatttttagtagagatgaggttttgccatgttggccaggctggtctcaaactcctgacctcaggtcatctgcccacctcggcctcccaaagtgctgggattaaaggtgtgagccaccactcccggccgttaacccactttttgatgggattgcttttttcttgctgatttgaattccttgtagattctggatattagtcctttgtcagatgtatagattgcaaagattttctcccactctgtgggttgtctgtttactctgctaattGTTCCTGTTGCTGTGCagtagctttttagtttaattaagtctcatctatttatatttgtttttgttgcatttgcttttggtggAACCACTAAACTCTGACCCAAACTATTACTCGTGCAGAACTTCACCTGTAGGTGATGAGTAGCTTATCTCTGATCTTTGAATGTTTCCCTAAAAATGCTCTTTTCctattataaaaatgaataaaatgataaaacattttgTACAATTAAATTGGTCTTTCTAAACGAAATAGTAAGAGAAATCCATAAAATGCCTGATTAAAGGATATATTAActatatctgaaaaaaattttagtgATGATATTTTTATGTTGAAAAGTAATAGCTACTAATATAGACTGGTTCTGGCACTGTTCTGAGTACTGTACATATATCACATCATTCATCATCACAACTTCTGCAGGTAGTTACTATGATTttgcctattttacagatggagaaactgaggcacagagaggttaaagttACACAGCTTAGTAAGTGGGACTCCAACCCTGGCAGTTACGCCCCATTGCCCATTCTCCTAACTACTTTGATACATTGCCTCCCAAAATGTATACGAGACCCTCTTGagcagtttaaatattttatctttgagatttttttcttcttttggatgTATTGGAAAGTTGCTGAAAGTTGGAATTGTTGCAAGTGCTGCATTGTTGGTTAGTAATGAGAAGAGTTCAGCAACCCTTTCATCGGTAACTCCTTATGTGACTTGGGTCACATTTTATATCTTATCGGCCCATtgcctcatgtgtaaaatggagacaatataCCATAGCATTTGAGAAGTAAGGAGCTTGTCCATATGATTTATGAAGCATTACATTATAAATTGCTGTTTCCCAGAACAGTAGAAACATCTGAAATGAAAGCACTGCTGTGATAATAATTATTCAGTGAACCCCAGGACTTGAGGAAGTAATCATGCTTCCTATTTGTATAGCTCTTTACAAATGATTTGGAGGTATGTTAACTCACGGTTCAATGGAGAGGATAAGATACTCATTCTCTACAAATAAGGAATTGAGGCTTAGCCAGGTAACATGACTTACTTGCCTCTCAAGGTCAAAGAGCTGGATGTAGCAGAATCAGGAATAAAACTGAGGTCTTTTAAATGTAACAAGGATCTTTTAGCCGAATGCACCATGTTGTTTCCTAATCCTTCCTGCTGCTTTCTAATCAATGCGCCTTAAACCATACCAACAATACGAAAGTCCATCATTAGCGACTTTCATTCCAGGCCAGTTCACACCTTTCCCCATTTCCACCTACATCGTTATCTGAAAATCCTTTCTTCTGACATAAAGTCAATGATCATATGAATAAGTGATCACTATTTTTTGTTAAATAGTTCATAATATGCCAGTACTTAAATCTTTTAAGTCATCTATTTGCCTTGTGAATAATCCTGTGATTGACAAAATAGTGTTTTGAAGCATTCTTGTCTCATAAGGATAGTGGTGGCATTTGAAAGTTGAAGAATGCTAAGAACAGTATCCCCAGTTCTAATACAACAGGCTTTATTCTGTTCTACAGTTTTAATTCCATAAAATTGATAAAGGCAGTCACTCTATTCATTTTACAGAACatgaagtatttattttatggaCTCAAGTTGGAGTAACCAAAGAGGTCTGCACACAGTGACAGGATGCAGTGTTTGGGGCCCTGCTCTATTAGGCATTATAAATGCCCAAGATGAGAGTTGTAACCATGCAGAGTAGTGTTTTCTGAATATTTGGAAAGATTCTTCTGGTCTGGTACAAGATGGTAGTAGAGAGGGTTAGCCATCCTGGAGTATGAACTCGGCCTAAAACATTTCCAGTTTAGTTGATTTGTTGAAAGAACTTATGTGGCAGGTGGAGAGGTCATCAGCAGCATCCCAACAACTCCAAGTACAGGGAAGAAAGAGACGTACCAAACACGGAAGGTGGACAGGGTATGGTGCCTGTTCTCATAACAGTAATAGCCAGCCTTCTAGAGCAGCAGCTCCTCAGGCAACCATTCATACTTTATGCGTAGCATGCTTTGCAACAGAGAAGCTCCACATTTCCCACACCTCCATTTTCCTTACACTGTCTTTGCCCattctgtttttcctctttcGCAGTTCTTTTTgtgctttccttttctcttttgcctCTGAATCCAAGATTTGGTGAGTTGGGTAGAGAAAGAGAGCTTCTGCATTTGTATAATTTCGCTTTGACTATAGCTTAAATGATTACACAATTAGTATATAAGACGACTTCTCCTTATACACCTATTATATCTAATGTTTATAATT is from Pongo abelii isolate AG06213 chromosome 14, NHGRI_mPonAbe1-v2.0_pri, whole genome shotgun sequence and encodes:
- the CLN5 gene encoding ceroid-lipofuscinosis neuronal protein 5 isoform X2 — protein: MLLPPASQASGGSGSTGCSLMAQEVDTAQGAEMRRGAGAARGRASWCWALALLWLAAFPGWPRASGIPSRRHWPVPYKRFDFRPKPDPYCQAKYTFCPTGSPIPVMEGDDDIEVFRLQAPVWEFKYGDLLGHLKIMHDAIGFRSTLTGKNYTMEWYELFQLGNCTFPHLRPEMDAPFWCNQGAACFFEGIDDVHWKENGTLVQVATISGNMFNQMAKWVKQDNETGIYYETWNVKASPEKGAETWFDSYDCSKFVLRTFDKLAEFGAEFKNIETNYTRIFLYSGEPTYLGNETSVFGPTGNKTLGLAIKRFYYPFKPHLPTKEFLLSLLQIFDAVIVHRQFYLFYNFEYWFLPMKFPFIKITYEEIPLPNRNKTLSAL
- the CLN5 gene encoding ceroid-lipofuscinosis neuronal protein 5 isoform X1, which translates into the protein MAQEVDTAQGAEMRRGAGAARGRASWCWALALLWLAAFPGWPRASGIPSRRHWPVPYKRFDFRPKPDPYCQAKYTFCPTGSPIPVMEGDDDIEVFRLQAPVWEFKYGDLLGHLKIMHDAIGFRSTLTGKNYTMEWYELFQLGNCTFPHLRPEMDAPFWCNQGAACFFEGIDDVHWKENGTLVQVATISDGETEAQRG